One Variibacter gotjawalensis genomic window, CGCCGACATGATCATCGGCGTCGATCTCAACAACGACAAGAAGGCTTGGGGCGAGCGTTTCGGCATGACGCACTTCGTCAACCCGAAGGAAGTCGGCAATGACCTCGTGCCGTATCTCGTCAACATGACGAAGCGCGGTGCGGATCAGATCGGCGGCGCGGACTACACCTTCGACTGCACCGGCAACGTCAACGTGATGCGCCAGGCGCTCGAAGCCTGCCATCGCGGCTGGGGCGAGAGCATCATCATCGGCGTCGCCGGCGCCGGTCAGGAAATCGCGACGCGCCCGTTCCAGCTCGTCACCGGCCGCGTCTGGAAGGGCACGGCGTTCGGCGGCGCGCGCGGCCGCACGGATGTGCCGAAGATCGTCGACTGGTACATGCAGGGCAAGATCGAGATCGACCCGATGATCACCCACACGATGCCGCTCGACGACATCAACAAGGGCTTCGATCTCATGCACGCCGGCGAGAGCATTCGTTCGGTGGTGGTGTATTAGCCGCTCTTGTAGCCCGGATGAGCGGCGCGCGCAGCGCGCTCGCGATATCCGGGATGCGCGCTGCGAATGCTGATCCCGGATGTCGCACACGGCGCTGACGCGCCGTTGCTCATCCGGGCTACGATCTAACGCACGGACCATCCGTATCACTCCGTCATGGCCCGGCTTGTCCGGGCCATCCACGACTTGCTTTTCGCAAAAAGAAGAAAGACGTGGATGGCCCGCATAAAGCGGGCCATGACGTTTCTACATTGAACGCAACAGGCGCGCGGCTACTTCTTCAACCCATCCAGCTGCGACTTCGGCAGCATCGCGTGCACGCCTTTGTTGCCGTTCACCAACTGCGTGATGTGCATGTCGCAGGCGAGGCTGCAGAGCGTGTAAGCGTCTTCCCGCGCCAGCCCCGAAATCTCGCTCGCCCACGCGATCATGTCACGCAGCGCCTGTTGCGCGGCGAGATCGAGGTCGATGTTGAACGCCATCGTCATGTAGTGCGTGGGCGTCTCTGCGCGCGGAAGCTTGATCTTCAAATCCTTCCGCAGAATGATCTCAAACGTGCCTTCCATCGCGGTCTCAATCGCCGTGACGCAGACTTCGCCGTCGCCCTGCACCGCGTGGCCGTCGCCGATGAAGATCTTGCCGCCGTCGTTGAAGCACGGAAGGTAGAGCGTCGATCCCGGCAGCAATTGCTTGTTGTCGAGATTGCCGCCGAATTCGCGCGGGATCATCGACGTGATCGCGCCGTAAGCCGGCGTCGGCGCCGTGCCCATCACGCCGAAGAACGGCGACAGCGGTAGCTTCTTGCCCCACGGCAGCAGCGCGACATTCTCGTCGAGCGACAGCTCGATATGCATCAACCGGTAGAACTCGCCGAAATCCTCCGGCAGCGTGCCCGACAGCGGACGAATGACGTTGTAGCCCCAGTTGGTGCGCAGCTTCACGTCGAGAATGCGCAGCTCGATCACGTCGCCGCGCTCAGCGCCCTTCACGGCAATCGGCCCAGTCAGGATATGCGGACCGATGGTGAATTTGTGCGCCGCATGGATCTCCGCGTACTCGGGAAGAACGCGCAGCCCCTTCCCGTCCGGCGGCAATTGCCACGGCCCGCCGGAGATCGTTTCCACCGTGACCTTGTCGCCGCTTTCGATTTCGAGAACGGGCGGAAGCGCGGCGTCGAGGACGCCGTAGGTCACCGTCTTCGCGGTGGCCGGAAGCTTGTGATGCGTCATGGCGGGAACGTTCAGTCCATCTTGATGGCGGTGTAATCCTGGAACCAGTTCCGCGCCTGCACGAAACCCTTCACCTTGGCGGACAGTCCGCGCGGATTGAGATCGTGCACGACGAGCAATGCTGCCGCATCGTCGACGAGGATTTCGTTGACGCGTGCGAGCAGCAGCATCTGCTTGTCGAGATCGAACTCGTTGCGCGCGGCGCGGATCGCCGTGTCGGCTTCGGGATTGTTGTAGTAACCCCAGTTCGAGCCGTTCGGCGCGATCAGCTGCGAGTCATGCATGATGAGGCCCGCGGTCGGCTCCTGCACCGGCATCGCAACGTTGAGACCGGATGCGGCTTTCTGCACCGGCTGCTTTGCACCACCGCGCAAGTATCCGATGATAGTCGAGAAATCGACCACATCGAACTGGACGTTGACGCCAACGTCTTTCAGGTTCTCCTGGATCGCTTCGTTCATCGGCAGCGGGATCATCTGCCCGCCTCCCGACGACGCGATGATCACGCGGATATCGACCGGCTTCGACGGTCCGTAGCCGGCTTCGGCGAGCAGCTTCTTTGCGGCGGCCGGATCGTATTTCAACTCGAACTTCGGCTTACCGAACCAATTCGCGTCCGGCGTTGCGAAACCTTTCGCCGGCACCGCGGTCTTGTTGAGCATCGTTGCGATGCCCTCGCGGTCGATCGCGAGATTGATCGCGCGGCGCACGCGAACGTCGGCGACCGGCCCGGCCGGATCGAAATTGAAGCGCCACAGCCAGGTATGCGGCGTGATGTTGGTGACAACCTTGAAGCCCGCCGCTTTGAGCGAGTCGATCGCATCCGGCGGCAGCGTCTCGACGAGATCGACTTGGCCGGAGCGCAGCGCCGCAACGCGCGCGGTCGGGTCCGGGATCGGAACGAGCGAGGTCTGCTTCGTCTTCGGGACGCGGTTCGGATTCCAGTATCCGGCAAACGCTTCGAGATCGAGCCGCGTGCGCGGCGTCAGCTCTCTAACTTTGTATGGCCCGGTGCCGGATGGCTTCGACGCAAACTTCGTCCAGTCGCCGCCGAATTCGGTGAACCGCGCCGGGCTCGAGAACAGGATCGTCGAGAGTTCGTACGGCAAGAAGCCGTTCGGCTGATTGGTCTCGACGAAGATCGTGCGGTCGTCGATTTTGCCATAGGACACGACGGAGGCCGCGCGGTAGCGCGCCAGGCCGGACCGGCTCGCGTCATACTGCGGCGCCTTGTTGTTGTAGATCGCGTCGAAATTCCAAACGGCCGCGTCAGCGTTGAACGGCGAACCATCGTGGAATTTGGCTTCGCGCAGCTTGAAGGTCCAGCGCTTCGGGTTGGCCTCATCGACCGACCAGGATTCGGCGAGGCCAGGAATGATCTTGCCCTGCTTGTCGGCGGACGACAGGTCCCACGCCGTGAGCCCCTCGAAAACGAGATAGCCGCCGAAGCGCAGGCCTTCGAAGCCACCGTCCGGCGCGCCCCACATGCGCGGAATATCCGATAGCGAGATGCCGATGCGCAGCGGCGCCTCGGCCTGCGCGCGCGGCGCAACCAAGCCAAGCCCCAAAGCCAACAGCAATCCCAAACGACGGACTTGCCTCATGCGCACGCCTCCGATCACGGCAAATCCCGGCGACGGCGATGCTCGCAAGCGTTGTGCCAGCTCTATTGGGGGTAGAAATCCAGGCGGTATCGCAGCGCTCACAACGGCGTTGCGTCAAACCGCACCGGTTTGCCTAGCAAACGGGCAGCTGGTTCAGGAGGCTTTCGCAGCCTTGCCGCCGCGCAGGCGGTCGCGCAGACGGCGAAGCTGATTGCGCCCGGCTTCGCGCGCATCGAGCACGCCGCGCAGCATCGGCACTACCGGGTCGGCGGCACGCGTCGGAATGAGCAGACGGCCCATCGTCACGCGATCCTTCCAGAGCGGATCGACAAACGAACTGTCCGCCTCGGTGTTGGAGTCGACCGCCTCGACAATCGGATCAGCGCAGTAATGGCGCGTAACCTCGAGCGCGAGTTGAAGGCCCGGCGAGAACTTCGCCATCGCTTGATCGAAGCCGATCTTGAACCACGATGCGAGGCGGCCTTGCCGCACGACGATACCGGAGGCGATCGGACGCTCGCCGACATACAGCGTGAGGATATCGAGCGCACCGCGCGCCGCCATCTCGGGCGCGGCTTTGCGGATGAAAGCGGCATCGCCCGCATGCTGCGCGAGCGCGGTGCCCTTTTGGGCTTTCCAGCCTTGCTGTTCGAGCTGCAGGAACGCCTCGAGCGCGGCGCGGATCTCGTGCGGCTGACGCGCGACGCGAAGCTGCACGTTGCCTTGCTGTTCGAGCCGGCGGCGCGAGCGCTGCAGCGTCCGCATCGACGTCGCGCCGATCGCGGCATCGAGGCTCTGCCGCGCGTCGAGTTGCGCGCGCGTGTATTGCCGCAGCGGATTGGACACCGCCTCGCCGGACGGATCGATCACCGACAGCAATTCGCTGCCCATCTCGGCATACGGCAACACGATCGCACGAGCGCCATCGGCGACGGCGGCGGCGCACAGCTTGCGCCACGCTTCCGGCGCGAAGCGGCGATCGATCAGCGGCATCGAGAGCGGACCGTAACCCTGCCACGCATACATGATCGGCAGCGGCAGCTTCACGGCCTGCCACGCACTGACGACCGGCAGCAGCCCGATCAACCGGCCCCGTCCCTCGCCTTGCCACGCGAGCAGCGCGCGTGCGCCGGAGGTGACGCGCGCGCCTTGCAGCGCAGTCTTCGCCCAGGTTGGGTCGTAGTAGGGATTCGGCGCGAGCGCGTTTTCTGCGAGCGCCAGCCACGGTCGGTCCGGCACGGCGGCGAGATCGACCGTCTCGCACCATGTCTGCGCGGGTTTTTCGACGCCCTCAGCGGTCGTCGCCAATGGATAGGCCGTTGACCGGTTCATCACGAAGTTCTTCGGTTTGAAGCCCGAACGTTATCGTGCTCAACTTAATGAATGCTCGCCCGAATGTCGGGAAATCCGTGAGAGATCGTTAACTAATGAACTGCCCTGCCGGAATACGATGCCGATAGAGACCGACGGAAGCCTCGCGCCCGACATCATCACGCGTTTCGAAACCGACCCGCACAAAGCCTTCACGCATATCGGCGCGCGCATCACCTACATGTCGCGCGAATGCATTCGCGCAGAGCTCCCGGTCCATCCCGGTGTCGAAAACCGTGATGGCTCGCTGCATGGCGGCACGATCATGGCGATCGGCGATCATATCGGCGCGGTCGCGACGATTCTGAATTCGCCGCCCGGCAAAGGCACGACGACGGTCGAGAGCAAGACGAACTTCTTCGCGCGCATTCCGCCCGGCGATATCGCGCTCGCCGAGTGCACGCCGTTGCATCGCGGGCGCACGACGCAAGTGTGGGAGACGCGCATCAAGCGCCGCGACGGAAAACTCTGCGCGATCACGGTGCAGACGCAGCTGGTGATCGACCGAGAAGTCTAGCGGCAGCCGTAGGCACGTTCCTGCTGGACGATGTAGGCGACGCGATTGCGGTCGCGCTGCGACATCGGCAGATCGCGCTCGTCGTCATACTGGCAACCCGCGTTGCCGAATTGGCGGATCGCGCGCGCCGTCTTGAAGCAGTAGCCGGCCCGTTTGTAGATCGAGTTTCGCTCGAGCCAGAGATCGTCGCACGGATCCTGTGCGCGTGCCGGCGGTGCGAGCAGACTGATCAGCGATGACGCTGCGAGCGCGCAGAGCAACAGGCGTGTCATGATATTTCCCCTCGCGGAACAAGCTTGACGTGGTGGCGCAAAGACTTCCTTCGGACGCCCGGCTGAATTATGACGCAAACCATCGACAACGCGAGATTTGTGTCATGCGCCCGCCTGCCAGCCAGCAACCGCCCTTCGCGGAATTCGTCGGCATCAAGGTCACGGACCTTAATCC contains:
- a CDS encoding YARHG domain-containing protein gives rise to the protein MTRLLLCALAASSLISLLAPPARAQDPCDDLWLERNSIYKRAGYCFKTARAIRQFGNAGCQYDDERDLPMSQRDRNRVAYIVQQERAYGCR
- a CDS encoding PaaI family thioesterase; amino-acid sequence: MPIETDGSLAPDIITRFETDPHKAFTHIGARITYMSRECIRAELPVHPGVENRDGSLHGGTIMAIGDHIGAVATILNSPPGKGTTTVESKTNFFARIPPGDIALAECTPLHRGRTTQVWETRIKRRDGKLCAITVQTQLVIDREV
- a CDS encoding GNAT family N-acetyltransferase; its protein translation is MNRSTAYPLATTAEGVEKPAQTWCETVDLAAVPDRPWLALAENALAPNPYYDPTWAKTALQGARVTSGARALLAWQGEGRGRLIGLLPVVSAWQAVKLPLPIMYAWQGYGPLSMPLIDRRFAPEAWRKLCAAAVADGARAIVLPYAEMGSELLSVIDPSGEAVSNPLRQYTRAQLDARQSLDAAIGATSMRTLQRSRRRLEQQGNVQLRVARQPHEIRAALEAFLQLEQQGWKAQKGTALAQHAGDAAFIRKAAPEMAARGALDILTLYVGERPIASGIVVRQGRLASWFKIGFDQAMAKFSPGLQLALEVTRHYCADPIVEAVDSNTEADSSFVDPLWKDRVTMGRLLIPTRAADPVVPMLRGVLDAREAGRNQLRRLRDRLRGGKAAKAS
- a CDS encoding ABC transporter substrate-binding protein — encoded protein: MRQVRRLGLLLALGLGLVAPRAQAEAPLRIGISLSDIPRMWGAPDGGFEGLRFGGYLVFEGLTAWDLSSADKQGKIIPGLAESWSVDEANPKRWTFKLREAKFHDGSPFNADAAVWNFDAIYNNKAPQYDASRSGLARYRAASVVSYGKIDDRTIFVETNQPNGFLPYELSTILFSSPARFTEFGGDWTKFASKPSGTGPYKVRELTPRTRLDLEAFAGYWNPNRVPKTKQTSLVPIPDPTARVAALRSGQVDLVETLPPDAIDSLKAAGFKVVTNITPHTWLWRFNFDPAGPVADVRVRRAINLAIDREGIATMLNKTAVPAKGFATPDANWFGKPKFELKYDPAAAKKLLAEAGYGPSKPVDIRVIIASSGGGQMIPLPMNEAIQENLKDVGVNVQFDVVDFSTIIGYLRGGAKQPVQKAASGLNVAMPVQEPTAGLIMHDSQLIAPNGSNWGYYNNPEADTAIRAARNEFDLDKQMLLLARVNEILVDDAAALLVVHDLNPRGLSAKVKGFVQARNWFQDYTAIKMD
- a CDS encoding acetamidase/formamidase family protein yields the protein MTHHKLPATAKTVTYGVLDAALPPVLEIESGDKVTVETISGGPWQLPPDGKGLRVLPEYAEIHAAHKFTIGPHILTGPIAVKGAERGDVIELRILDVKLRTNWGYNVIRPLSGTLPEDFGEFYRLMHIELSLDENVALLPWGKKLPLSPFFGVMGTAPTPAYGAITSMIPREFGGNLDNKQLLPGSTLYLPCFNDGGKIFIGDGHAVQGDGEVCVTAIETAMEGTFEIILRKDLKIKLPRAETPTHYMTMAFNIDLDLAAQQALRDMIAWASEISGLAREDAYTLCSLACDMHITQLVNGNKGVHAMLPKSQLDGLKK